Proteins encoded by one window of Drosophila melanogaster chromosome X:
- the CG15478 gene encoding uncharacterized protein, isoform B, with protein MKDSSNSISSSNTAGMPCSTGGAVASAGVTTSNATPSAPSTPTTAAAAAAAAAAAASAADPTATNPQNPQQRSKSNIHELRNQDYVSRLMAATPPYLYSAPVGPNNFFFSDMLRSLVQARNNETARVLQLQQQQQQQQQQAQQQQQQQHQAALVRRPRKRSWSHRPYYEQLRERRDAEEKQQQHQQQQQQQQQHQQHQQQQHQQLQQQLVPEKPLELTNKAMTPYGYAKMETKPGAMGITPPTPTTAPPTAGNKTGGLGGAVDTNLQDNTPPAASLPPQDLVLPPPPPVWYPPLYAPYGIDPLHFFIDLRVSGHIYDRKKENVSPLSSSNNALAEEGSPGSCSSSGATSASGLASNLLSKQRHGSAFTVPIPKAAQNDAINLCANAAGSNAGGGGAVTTSTLGNKFEHYAKYYDLGETKENQPSSTAANLSAAAAAAAAAANLSKSGASYMLQHLPRLYSQFAAHQAQVQSQDIDAKSESASVSASLSAPDLCDEDSLERNSSDTGAGLEGTSGNQGNCDIDVEIIDSIKYRTDGESSRCSSNDEASITQID; from the coding sequence atgaAGGACAGCAGTAACAGCATCTCGTCGAGCAACACAGCAGGGATGCCATGCTCAACGGGAGGAGCAGTAGCGTCAGCAGGGGTAACCACCAGCAATGCCACGCCCAGTGCGCCTAGTACgcccacaacagcagcagcagcagcagcagcagcggcggcagcagcatctgCTGCAGATCCAACCGCAACGAATCCGCAAAATCCGCAGCAACGCAGCAAGAGCAACATCCATGAGCTAAGAAATCAGGACTACGTCAGTCGTTTAATGGCAGCCACACCACCGTATTTGTATTCCGCACCCGTGGGACcaaataatttctttttcaGCGATATGCTGCGTTCCTTGGTGCAAGCGCGAAATAATGAGACGGCGCGTGtcttgcagctgcagcagcaacagcagcagcagcagcagcaggcacagcaacaacagcagcagcaacatcaggcCGCCTTGGTGAGGCGGCCAAGAAAACGCTCCTGGTCGCATCGTCCATACTACGAGCAATTGCGGGAGCGACGCGATGCAGaggagaagcagcagcaacaccagcagcagcagcagcagcagcagcaacatcaacagcatcagcagcagcaacatcagcaacttCAGCAGCAACTGGTGCCGGAGAAACCTCTAGAGCTGACCAATAAGGCAATGACACCCTATGGCTATGCCAAAATGGAAACCAAACCAGGTGCTATGGGTATAACACCGCCAACGCCAACGACGGCACCACCAACGGCTGGCAATAAGACTGGTGGTCTGGGTGGTGCCGTCGACACTAACCTGCAGGACAATACACCGCCGGCGGCATCGTTGCCACCACAGGATTTGGTCctgccgccaccaccaccggtTTGGTATCCACCACTTTATGCACCCTACGGCATCGATCCGTTGCACTTCTTCATCGATCTTCGCGTTTCCGGACATATATACGATAGAAAGAAGGAGAATGTCTCACCGCTTTCGAGTAGCAATAATGCACTTGCCGAAGAAGGTTCACCCGGCTCGTGTTCCAGCTCGGGCGCCACTTCCGCTTCCGGTTTGGCCAGTAATTTGCTGAGCAAACAGCGTCATGGCTCCGCCTTCACTGTACCCATACCCAAGGCGGCCCAAAACGATGCCATCAATCTGTGCGCCAATGCGGCAGGATCAAacgccggcggtggtggtgcagTGACCACCAGCACATTGGGCAACAAATTCGAGCACTATGCCAAATACTATGATCTGGGCGAGACTAAGGAAAATCAACCGTCCAGTACGGCTGCTAATCTTTCGgcagccgctgctgccgctgctgcagctgcaaacTTATCGAAATCGGGCGCCAGCTATATGTTGCAACATCTGCCACGCCTTTACAGTCAGTTTGCCGCCCATCAGGCGCAGGTGCAGAGTCAGGATATCGATGCCAAGTCGGAATCGGCATCGGTTAGTGCCTCACTTTCGGCACCCGATCTTTGCGATGAAGATTCACTGGAACGAAATTCCAGTGATACGGGTGCCGGTTTGGAGGGAACGAGCGGCAATCAGGGCAATTGTGACATCGATGTGGAGATCATTGACTCCATCAAGTATCGCACGGATGGCGAGAGCAGTCGATGTTCCAGCAATGACGAGGCTTCCATCACGCAAATCGATTGA